In Agarivorans gilvus, one genomic interval encodes:
- a CDS encoding AraC family transcriptional regulator has translation MSKEQAHYRLADELGGIEILNARYRHQQFSRHSHEGYTIGVIASGAQRFFRTGSNHVAPQDSIILVNADEVHTGCSASVGGWSYQAMYPTVEQFSQVSEELGCHKLGAPYFSQAVVEDALVARTLRASINALEHSSNRLQRETLVYSSLQLLMSRHAKTRPQPARRGHARPNLAMAKQFLDEQASENISLSELAKLVNLSPSYLVKQFVKCYGLPPHAYQIQARLRLAKSLLRKGQQQLDVALACGFHDQSHFSRHFKRALGISPGRYAKELHA, from the coding sequence ATGAGCAAAGAACAAGCACACTATCGGCTTGCCGACGAGCTGGGCGGGATTGAGATACTGAATGCACGCTATCGACACCAACAGTTTTCACGGCATAGTCACGAGGGCTATACCATTGGTGTGATAGCCAGCGGCGCACAGCGTTTTTTCCGCACCGGTAGTAATCATGTGGCGCCACAAGACAGTATTATTTTGGTTAATGCCGATGAAGTGCATACCGGCTGTTCGGCCTCGGTGGGCGGTTGGTCCTATCAAGCCATGTACCCCACGGTGGAACAATTTTCTCAAGTCAGTGAGGAGCTAGGTTGCCACAAACTGGGGGCGCCTTATTTTAGCCAAGCGGTAGTTGAAGATGCGCTGGTAGCACGCACTCTCAGAGCGAGCATTAACGCTTTGGAGCATTCCTCAAATCGCTTACAGCGGGAAACGCTGGTTTACTCCAGCCTACAATTGTTAATGAGCCGCCATGCTAAAACCCGGCCGCAGCCTGCCCGTCGCGGCCATGCGAGGCCCAACCTAGCCATGGCCAAACAGTTTCTTGATGAGCAGGCCAGCGAAAACATCTCGCTCAGCGAGCTGGCCAAGTTAGTCAATTTAAGTCCCAGCTACTTGGTGAAGCAATTTGTTAAATGTTATGGTCTTCCGCCACATGCCTATCAAATTCAAGCGCGATTACGCTTAGCTAAAAGCTTATTGCGCAAAGGGCAGCAACAATTAGACGTAGCGCTAGCTTGTGGCTTTCATGACCAAAGCCATTTTAGTCGTCATTTTAAACGGGCCTTAGGAATCAGCCCCGGCCGTTACGCCAAAGAACTACATGCTTAA
- a CDS encoding tetratricopeptide repeat protein has protein sequence MNKLVIWCLAGLSLVLSSVLSVQAKEQSAATDLQLQSWCSRLKKQQSCYNLHLQLAAQGRAESAYWIAKAKAKGLFEEADLAEAAKYYQIASDQLHPYASRELGLLVYHGVTGKRDYAQALRLFEQAIEQGNSESLWALGRMYHFGRGVEQDYQKAFELFHLSAQRGSKSAASTLAYYYKHGLGTNPDAALAHYWENKADVTKLVTWNRSIPDYR, from the coding sequence ATGAATAAATTAGTCATTTGGTGTTTGGCTGGCCTTAGTTTGGTTCTTAGCTCGGTATTGAGTGTGCAAGCCAAAGAGCAGTCGGCTGCAACGGATTTGCAACTTCAGAGCTGGTGTTCACGTTTGAAAAAACAGCAAAGCTGTTACAACTTACATTTGCAATTGGCTGCTCAGGGACGTGCAGAATCAGCGTATTGGATAGCCAAGGCGAAAGCTAAGGGCTTGTTTGAAGAGGCTGACCTTGCGGAAGCGGCAAAGTATTATCAAATTGCCAGTGATCAACTACATCCTTACGCTAGTAGAGAGCTCGGCTTACTGGTTTACCACGGCGTGACGGGCAAGCGGGACTATGCTCAGGCCTTGCGCTTATTTGAGCAAGCCATAGAGCAGGGCAATAGTGAAAGCCTCTGGGCTTTAGGGCGAATGTATCACTTTGGGCGCGGGGTAGAGCAAGACTACCAAAAAGCCTTTGAGTTATTCCATTTATCGGCTCAGCGAGGCTCTAAGTCAGCAGCGAGTACCTTGGCCTATTACTATAAACATGGCTTAGGTACTAACCCCGATGCCGCTTTAGCTCATTATTGGGAAAATAAAGCTGATGTTACCAAATTGGTGACTTGGAACCGCTCTATTCCTGATTATCGTTAA
- a CDS encoding glycerophosphodiester phosphodiesterase family protein encodes MKLLHLGWLLCPLALLTACDDNDITQATANSTAVSKVQLGPRPAYLVDQLPEGELKQQLSACVESKTSYQVSPLSIGHRGAPLMFPEHTRESYLAAARMGAGVLECDVALTKDGELVCRHSHGDLHTTTNVLAVPELAAKCSVPFSPADPVNGVTASAECRTSDFTLAEYKSLQGKMDSYNPNATTVEEYMDATPSFRTDLYANTGTLLSHKESIALFKALGVKMTPELKTPSAQDLAAAGMSQQEFAQKMIDEYIEAEVAPSDVYVQSFLIDDIDYWIATEPEFGEQAVYLYSSDNVPSPTEIAAKGINIVAPIYPMLIEQQNGTLVASDYAKQLKDAGLDIITWSLERRYTNYAELEVLNVLKTELAVLGVFADWPATVTFFDNCIK; translated from the coding sequence ATGAAACTGCTACACCTAGGATGGTTACTTTGCCCGCTGGCTTTACTAACCGCCTGTGATGATAACGATATTACTCAAGCAACGGCTAACTCTACTGCCGTATCTAAAGTGCAATTAGGTCCTCGCCCGGCTTACTTAGTTGATCAACTTCCTGAAGGTGAACTAAAACAGCAACTTAGCGCCTGTGTTGAAAGTAAAACTAGCTATCAAGTGAGTCCCTTATCGATTGGTCACCGCGGGGCGCCGTTAATGTTTCCCGAACATACTCGGGAAAGCTATCTGGCCGCTGCGCGTATGGGGGCTGGGGTCTTGGAATGTGATGTCGCTTTAACCAAAGACGGTGAGTTAGTTTGTCGTCACTCTCATGGCGACTTACACACTACTACTAATGTACTGGCTGTGCCTGAGTTGGCGGCTAAATGCTCGGTACCGTTTAGTCCTGCCGATCCAGTAAATGGCGTAACGGCCAGTGCGGAATGTCGCACCTCTGATTTTACTCTTGCTGAATATAAGTCTCTACAAGGGAAAATGGACTCATACAACCCCAATGCCACTACGGTGGAAGAGTACATGGATGCGACGCCAAGTTTTCGTACCGATCTCTACGCCAATACTGGCACTTTGTTATCTCACAAAGAGAGCATTGCCTTATTTAAGGCCTTGGGGGTGAAAATGACACCGGAGCTAAAAACACCATCAGCTCAAGATTTAGCCGCTGCGGGGATGAGCCAACAAGAATTTGCACAGAAGATGATTGATGAATATATAGAGGCAGAAGTGGCGCCTAGTGATGTTTATGTCCAGTCGTTCTTAATTGATGATATTGACTACTGGATTGCCACCGAGCCTGAGTTTGGTGAGCAAGCTGTGTATTTGTACTCTTCGGATAATGTGCCTAGCCCCACCGAGATTGCCGCCAAGGGAATTAACATTGTGGCACCGATTTATCCGATGTTAATTGAACAGCAAAATGGCACATTGGTAGCCAGTGACTACGCGAAGCAGCTTAAGGATGCGGGTTTAGATATTATTACTTGGTCGTTAGAGCGTCGTTATACTAACTATGCCGAGCTGGAAGTACTAAATGTATTAAAGACAGAGCTCGCGGTATTGGGAGTATTTGCCGATTGGCCGGCCACAGTGACCTTCTTTGATAACTGCATAAAATAG